Proteins from a genomic interval of Papaver somniferum cultivar HN1 chromosome 4, ASM357369v1, whole genome shotgun sequence:
- the LOC113275096 gene encoding protein DETOXIFICATION 56-like — MSATPLEENPKEKISTQDQEKATPSSSPYIILRWPTNLRRTILTELQKQRGICIPLVAMNLTWFLKIAVTTAFLGRLGELKLAGGVLGLTFANVTGFSVLNGLCGAMEPICGQAFGAKNYKLLHKTLLMTTFLPLLATLPISFLWIHVDKILIHFGQQRDISIVAKDYLMFLLPDLFVTSFLCPLRTYLNSQGITIPNIVTSALALALHVPLNIFLSRSKGLQGVAMAVWLTDLFIVIFLAVYVSLTEKRKGERWKEGGWLDQRIHDWVRLVKLSGSCCLTTCLEWWCLEILVLLTGRLPDAERSVSVLAVVLNFDYLLYSVMLSLATCASTRVSNELGANQAQIAYESGYVSLGVGVFSGFIGGSVMLAARGIWGPIFTPNKVVVAGVKRIMPLMAVVELVNFPVAVIGGIVRGTAQPWLSMYANLRGFYLMTLPLGVILAFKAGMNLSGLLLGFLVGMISCLLLLLVFVLRIDWVKEADKAHKLASVMEEEVSTAGRS; from the coding sequence ATGTCTGCAACTCCACTGGAAGAAAATCCAAAGGAGAAAATCTCTACTCAAGATCAAGAAAAGGCAACAccttcatcatctccatatatcATTCTAAGATGGCCAACGAATCTCAGAAGAACCATCCTTACAGAGCTACAAAAACAAAGAGGTATATGTATTCCTTTAGTGGCCATGAATTTAacatggtttttgaaaatagctGTAACGACGGCGTTTTTAGGCCGGCTCGGAGAACTAAAACTAGCTGGTGGAGTTCTCGGTTTAACGTTCGCTAATGTTACCGGATTCTCTGTTTTGAATGGATTATGTGGAGCCATGGAACCTATTTGTGGTCAAGCTTTTGGAGCTAAAAACTATAAGCTTCTTCACAAGACTCTTCTCATGACTACCTTTCTTCCCTTACTCGCAACACTTCCTATTTCCTTTTTGTGGATTCATGTTGATAAGATCTTAATTCACTTTGGCCAACAAAGAGATATATCAATTGTAGCTAAAGATTATCTTATGTTTCTTCTTCCTGACTTGTTTGTTACTTCATTTCTTTGTCCTCTTAGAACCTACTTGAATTCTCAAGGTATAACAATTCCTAACATCGTAACATCTGCTCTAGCCTTAGCTCTTCATGTTCCTCTCAACATCTTCTTATCGAGATCGAAGGGTCTTCAAGGAGTTGCAATGGCTGTTTGGTTAACCGATCTTTTCATTGTGATTTTTCTGGCTGTATATGTTTCCCTGACAgagaaaagaaaaggagagagatgGAAAGAAGGGGGTTGGCTGGATCAAAGAATCCATGACTGGGTTAGATTGGTAAAGCTCTCTGGATCATGCTGTCTAACAACTTGTCTTGAATGGTGGTGCCTTGAGATCTTAGTCCTACTAACTGGACGATTACCTGATGCTGAACGATCCGTTTCAGTGTTAGCAGTAGTGTTAAATTTCGATTACCTACTATACTCGGTCATGTTATCACTAGCCACTTGTGCGTCGACGCGTGTCTCTAATGAACTCGGAGCAAACCAGGCTCAGATTGCTTATGAATCAGGTTATGTTTCTTTGGGTGTTGGCGTCTTTTCTGGTTTCATTGGTGGTTCTGTAATGCTAGCTGCCAGAGGAATTTGGGGACCTATATTTACCCCTAATAAAGTAGTTGTAGCAGGTGTGAAGAGAATTATGCCACTAATGGCAGTGGTGGAGTTAGTTAATTTTCCAGTGGCAGTTATCGGAGGAATTGTGCGAGGAACTGCTCAACCGTGGTTAAGTATGTATGCGAATCTCCGAGGGTTTTACTTGATGACTCTGCCTCTAGGTGTGATCTTAGCTTTCAAAGCTGGGATGAATTTAAGTGGTTTACTGCTGGGATTTTTAGTTGGGATGATTTCTTGTTTGTTGCTGTTGCTAGTTTTTGTTCTGAGGATTGACTGGGTTAAGGAAGCTGATAAAGCACATAAACTTGCTTCTGTCATGGAAGAAGAGGTTTCTACTGCAGGTAGGAGTTAG
- the LOC113275095 gene encoding brefeldin A-inhibited guanine nucleotide-exchange protein 2-like, whose product MASSEADSRLSLVLTPALEKIIKNASWRKHSKLAHECKSVIDRLSSAAAAANEVKSPSTPHSPTESELNTANIPGPLHDGGPIEFTLSESESILSPLITACGSGFLKIADPALDAIQKLIAHGYIRGEADPSGGPDSILLSKLMEAVCKCHDLGDEAVELMVLRTLLSAVTSISLRIHGDCLLLIVRTCYDIYLGSKNVVNQTTAKASLIQMLVIVFRRMEADSSTVPVQPIVVAELMTPSEKSDVDGSMTQFVQGFITKIMQDIDVVLNPVAPGKNSGVGGHDGAFETTTVETTNPADLLDSTDKDMLDAKYWEISMYKTALEGRKGELADGEVDKDDDLEIQIGNKLRRDAFLVFRALCKLSMKTPPKEALADPQLMRGKIVALELLKILLENAGAIFRTSDRFLGAIKQYLCLSLLKNSASTLMIVFQLSCSIFISLVSRFRTGLKAEIGVFFPMIVLRVLENVAQPNFPQKMIVLKFLEKLCVDSQILVDIFINYDCDVHSSNIFERMVNGLLKTAQGVPAGSSTSLLPPQEATMKLEAMKCLVAILRSMGDWMNKQLRIPDAHFSKKLETLENGPESGIHSLANGNGSELAEGSDSQSETSSEVSDVSSIEQRRAYKLELQEGISLFNRKPKKGIDFLINAKKVGESPEEIAAFLKSASGLNKTLIGDYIGEREDIPLKVMHAYVDSFEFQGMDFDEAIRVFLQGFRLPGEAQKIDRIMEKFAERFWKCNPNAFTSADTAYVLAYSVILLNTDAHNPMVKKKMSADDFIRNNRGIDDGKDVPEEYLRSLYDRISRNEIKMKEDDLAPQQRQSVNSNSILGLDSILNIVIRKRGQEHLETSDDLIRHMQEQFKEKARKSESIYYAATDVVILRFMIEVCWAPMLAAFSVPLDQSDDEIVIAKCLEGFRYAIHVTAVMSMKTHRDVFITSLAKFTCLHSPADIKQKNIDAIKAIVTIAEEDGNYLQEAWEHILTCVSRFEHLHLLGEGAPPDATFFAVPQNDQEKSKQSKSTMLPVLKKKGPGKIQHAAAAARRGSYDSAGVGGHSSGSVTSEQMSNLVSNLNMLEQVESSEMNRIFARSQRLNSEGIIDFVKALCKVSMDELRSTSDPRVFSLTKIVEIAHYNMNRIRLVWSSIWLVLSDFFVTIGCSENLSIAIFAMDSLRQLAMKFLDREELANYNFQNEFMKPFVVVMRKSSAVEIRELIIRCVSQMVLSRVNNVKSGWKSMFMVFTTAASDNHKNIVLLAFEIIEKIVRDYFPYITETETTTFTDCVNCLIAFTNSRFDKDISLNAISFLRFCAAKLAEGDLGSSRSKDKEGLGKITAASPGKDGKQHSAEFPDHVYFWFPLLAGLSELSFDTRPEVRKSALQVLFDTLRNHGHHFTLPLWERVFDSVLFPIFDYVRHAIDPSGGPLPGDGLEIDTSELDQDAWLYETCTLSLQLVIDLFVKFYGTVNPLLSKVLQLLISFVKRPHQSLAGIGIAAFVRLMSNSGDLFSEDKWLDVVSSLKEAANATLPDFSYVLLDGDNVARISKDSSTTLANGETADSTAADDDLENMRSRRIDQSVNDAKCRAAVQLLLIQAMMEIYNMYRTQLSAQNTVILYEALHSIASHAHKINIDSDLRSKLQELGPMTQMQDPPLLRLENESYQICLTLLQNVARDRPDSEEDIEVETYLIDLCREVLQVYLDTAQPHQQSGLSTSDNKKPRWSIPLGSAKRRELAARAPLVVATLQAICGFREDLFKKNLTNFFPLFSSLISCEHGSGEVQAALGDMLSSSVGPVLLQSC is encoded by the exons ATGGCTTCTTCGGAAGCCGATTCCCGTTTAAGTCTGGTACTGACTCCAGCACTAGAAAAGATTATTAAAAATGCTTCATGGAGAAAACACTCTAAACTTGCTCACGAATGTAAATCTGTAATCGATCGattatcatcagcagcagcagcagcgaatGAGGTTAAATCTCCATCAACACCTCATTCTCCTACTGAATCTGAACTGAATACAGCTAATATACCTGGTCCGTTACATGATGGAGGACCAATTGAATTTACATTATCTGAATCTGAATCGATTCTTAGTCCATTGATTACTGCTTGTGGATCGGGGTTTTTGAAAATTGCTGATCCGGCATTAGATGCGATACAGAAGTTAATAGCTCATGGTTATATTCGTGGTGAAGCTGATCCAAGTGGTGGTCCAGATTCAATACTTTTATCCAAGTTGATGGAAGCTGTATGTAAATGTCATGATTTAGGTGATGAAGCTGTTGAATTAATGGTATTGAGAACGTTGTTGTCTGCTGTTACTTCGATTTCGTTACGGATCCATGGTGATTGTTTGTTGTTGATTGTGAGAACTTGTTATGATATTTATTTGGGGAGTAAAAATGTTGTGAATCAGACTACGGCAAAAGCATCTTTGATTCAGATGTTAGTTATTGTGTTTAGAAGAATGGAAGCTGATTCTTCTACTGTACCAGTTCAGCCGATTGTTGTGGCGGAGTTGATGACACCGTCTGAGAAATCTGATGTGGATGGAAGTATGACTCAGTTTGTACAAGGGTTTATTACTAAgattatgcaagatattgatgtgGTCTTGAATCCGGTAGCACCTGGGAAGAATTCAGGAGTAGGTGGACATGATGGTGCTTTTGAAACTACGACTGTTGAGACCACGAATCCTGCGGATTTGTTGGATTCAACTGATAAAGATATGTTGGATGCTAAGTATTGGGAAATTAGTATGTATAAGACTGCTTTAGAAGGGAGAAAAGGAGAGTTAGCAGATGGAGAAGTGGATAAAGACGATGATTTGGAAATACAGATTGGTAATAAGTTGAGAAGGGATGCGTTTTTAGTGTTTAGAGCTCTTTGTAAACTATCCATGAAAACACCTCCTAAAGAGGCCTTGGCTGATCCACAATTGATGCGTGGCAAAATTGTTGCTTTGGAATTGCTGAAGATTTTGTTAGAGAATGCCGGAGCTATCTTTAGAACTAGTGACAG GTTCCTAGGAGCTATTAAGCAGTATTTATGTCTATCATTGCTGAAGAACAGTGCGTCCACTCTAATGATTGTTTTCCAGCTTTCTTGCTCCATTTTCATTAGTTTGGTCTCGAGATTTAGAACTGGACTGAAAGCAGAAATTGGTGTATTTTTTCCTATGATTGTTCTTAGAGTTTTGGAAAATGTTGCTCAGCCTAACTTTCCACAGAAGATGATTGTGCTGAAGTTTCTGGAGAAGCTTTGTGTTGATTCACAGATCTTAGTGGATATATTTATTAACTACGATTGTGATGTTCATTCATCAAATATATTCGAGAG GATGGTTAATGGACTTCTGAAAACGGCTCAAGGTGTACCTGCTGGTTCTTCCACTAGCTTATTGCCACCACAGGAAGCCACCATGAAACTTGAGGCGATGAAGTGCTTAGTGGCAATTTTGAGATCAATGGGTGATTGGATGAACAAACAGTTGCGCATCCCTGATGCTCATTTTTCCAAGAAGTTAGAGACATTAGAGAACGGTCCTGAATCTGGAATTCATTCTCTGGCAAATGGTAATGGTAGTGAGCTTGCTGAAGGATCAGATTCTCAGTCCGAAACCTCCAGTGAGGTCTCTGATGTTTCATCTATTGAGCAGCGTCGGGCATACAAACTAGAGCTTCAG GAAGGTATTTCTCTTTTTAATCGAAAACCTAAAAAGGGTATCGACTTCCTTATCAATGCTAAGAAAGTAGGCGAGTCCCCAGAGGAGATAGCTGCTTTCCTCAAAAGTGCATCTGGTTTGAACAAGACTTTGATTGGTGATTACATAGGAGAGAGAGAAGACATACCTCTAAAAGTGATGCATGCATACGTTGATTCCTTTGAATTTCAAGGAATGGATTTTGACGAGGCAATCAGGGTCTTTCTACAAGGATTTAGGTTGCCTGGTGAAGCACAGAAAATCGATCGTATCATGGAAAAATTTGCTGAGCGCTTCTGGAAATGTAATCCGAATGCTTTTACCAGTGCAGATACTGCATATGTTCTCGCTTACTCGGTGATATTGCTCAACACTGACGCACATAATCCCATGGTTAAGAAAAAG ATGTCAGCTGATGATTTTATAAGGAATAACCGCGGCATAGATGATGGGAAGGATGTACCTGAAGAGTACTTGAGATCCTTATATGATCGCATTTCGAGAAACGAGATTAAGATGAAAGAAGATGATTTGGCTCCTCAGCAGAGGCAGTCTGTGAACTCGAACAGCATATTAGGCTTGGATAGTATTTTGAATATTGTTATCCGTAAGCGAGGCCAAGAGCATTTGGAGACGAGTGATGATCTTATCAGGCATATGCAAGAGCAATTCAAAGAAAAAGCTCGCAAATCTGA GTCAATTTATTATGCAGCAACTGATGTGGTGATTTTGAGATTCATGATCGAGGTCTGCTGGGCTCCTATGTTGGCTGCCTTTAGTGTTCCGCTTGATCAAAGTGATGATGAAATAGTGATAGCTAAGTGTCTTGAAGGTTTCCGCTATGCAATACATGTTACTGCTGTGATGTCCATGAAGACTCATAGAGATGTTTTCATTACATCACTTGCAAAATTCACTTGTCTCCACTCACCTGCAGATATCAAGCAGAAAAATATAGATGCAATCAAG GCAATTGTTACCATCGCAGAGGAAGATGGAAATTACTTACAAGAAGCCTGGGAGCATATTTTGACTTGTGTATCCCGTTTTGAACATTTGCATCTTTTAGGAGAGGGTGCTCCTCCAGACGCAACTTTCTTTGCAGTTCCTCAAAATGATCAAGAAAAATCAAAGCAGTCCAAGTCCACAATGCTTCCAGTATTGAAAAAGAAAGGGCCTGGAAAGATTCAGCATGCAGCTGCAGCTGCAAGAAGGGGATCATACGATAGTGCTGGTGTTGGTGGCCACTCTTCTGGATCAGTTACATCTGAACAGATGAGTAATTTAGTTTCTAACTTAAACATGTTGGAACAAGTAGAAAGCTCCGAAATGAATCGCATATTTGCTCGGAGCCAGAGGCTAAACAGTGAGGGAATAATTGATTTTGTCAAAGCTCTCTGTAAGGTGTCCATGGATGAATTGCGGTCTACGTCTGATCCACGAGTTTTCAGCCTTACCAAAATTGTTGAAATTGC CCACTACAACATGAATCGCATCAGACTTGTGTGGTCAAGCATCTGGCTTGTACTATCAGATTTTTTTGTAACCATTGGCTGCTCAGAGAACCTCTCAATTGCTATTTTTGCAATGGATTCATTGCGTCAACTTGCTATGAAGTTCTTAGACAGAGAAGAATTGGCTAATTATAACTTCCAAAATGAGTTCATGAAGCCGTTTGTTGTTGTCATGCGTAAGAGCAGTGCTGTTGAAATCAGAGAATTAATCATCAGATGTGTCTCTCAAATGGTTTTGTCTCGTGTCAACAATGTCAAATCCGGATGGAAAAGCATGTTCATG GTGTTCACCACTGCAGCATCTGACAACCACAAAAACATTGTATTACTCGCTTTTGAGATCATTGAGAAGATTGTTCGTGACTACTTCCCGTATATAACTGAAACAGAAACAACCACATTTACAGACTGCGTGAATTGTTTAATTGCTTTCACTAATAGTAGATTCGATAAAGACATTAGCCTCAATGCAATTTCATTTCTACGCTTCTGTGCGGCAAAACTCGCGGAAGGAGATCTTGGTTCCTCTAGGAGTAAGGACAAGGAGGGTTTAGGAAAGATCACTGCAGCATCTCCTGGGAAAGACGGAAAACAACATAGTGCAGAGTTCCCAGATCACGTATATTTTTGGTTTCCCTTGTTGGCTG GGTTGTCGGAACTTAGCTTTGACACAAGACCTGAGGTCCGGAAAAGCGCTCTGCAAGTGCTGTTTGATACTTTGCGCAACCATGGGCATCATTTCACGTTGCCTTTGTGGGAAAGAGTTTTTGATTCAGTTCTTTTTCCCATTTTTGATTATGTACGGCACGCCATTGATCCTTCTGGTGGACCTTTACCAGGGGATGGACTTGAAATTGATACAAGTGAGCTAGATCAAGATGCATGGCTTTATGAGACATGCACACTGTCCCTGCAACTAGTTATCGATCTCTTCGTCAAATTTTATGGTACCGTTAATCCGTTGTTAAGCAAAGTGCTGCAGCTATTAATAAGTTTTGTCAAGCGTCCACATCAGAGCCTTGCCGGCATTGGAATCGCTGCATTTGTTCGTCTAATGAGCAATTCAGGAGATCTATTTTCTGAAGATAAGTGGTTAGACGTGGTTTCATCTTTAAAAGAAGCGGCAAATGCCACGCTTCCTGATTTCTCTTATGTCCTCCTTGATGGGGACAATGTGGCTAGAATCAGCAAGGATTCTTCAACCACTTTAGCGAACGGTGAAACAGCTGATTCTACTGCAGCTGATGATGATCTAGAGAATATGAGATCTCGCAGGATTGATCAATCAGTTAATGATGCCAAGTGTCGTGCTGCTGTTCAGCTTCTGTTAATTCAG GCCATGATGGAGATCTACAACATGTATAGGACTCAACTTTCAGCACAGAACACAGTTATTCTGTATGAAGCTTTACACTCCATCGCATCTCATGCTCACAAGATAAACATCGACAGTGATCTTCGATCAAAATTACAAGAACTGGGTCCCATGACTCAAATGCAGGATCCTCCTTTACTACGTCTAGAAAATGAGTCCTACCAAATATGTCTCACATTGTTACAAAACGTTGCAAGAGATCGGCCCGACAGTGAAGAGGACATTGAAGTTGAGACCTACCTTATTGATCTCTGTAGAGAAGTACTGCAAGTTTACCTTGACACAGCACAGCCACATCAGCAATCTGGGTTGTCCACTTCAGATAATAAAAAACCCCGCTGGTCAATCCCACTTGGTTCAGCAAAAAGAAGAGAGTTAGCGGCAAGGGCACCTCTTGTTGTTGCTACTCTCCAAGCTATATGTGGATTTAGAGAAGACTTGTTCAAGAAGAATTTGACTAATTTCTTCCCACTATTTTCAAGCTTGATAAGTTGTGAACATGGGTCAGGTGAAGTTCAAGCGGCGCTGGGTGACATGCTCAGTTCTTCAGTGGGTCCAGTTTTGCTTCAGTCCTGTTGA